One part of the Ziziphus jujuba cultivar Dongzao chromosome 2, ASM3175591v1 genome encodes these proteins:
- the LOC107419429 gene encoding potassium channel SKOR yields the protein MEVERRRSREDGDEESEDDEVFEVGKDDEVRVRWSKQEWWKRRFPLLMRMESGVSGSVAGDSTGFTFRNNARTVSSTLDRFVIHPDNWWYVAWTHFILIWAVYSSFFTPLEFGFFRGLPENLFLLDIAGQIAFLIDIVVRFFVAYRDLHSHRIVYDRKLIAFRYLRSRFTVDLLGCLPWDAIYKASGREEVVRYLLWIRLSRALRVTEFFEKLEKDIRINYLFTRITKLFVVELYCTHAAACFFYYLATTLPPVKEGYTWIGSLKMGDYSYTHFREIDLWKRYITSLYFAVVTMATVGYGEIHAVNIREMIFIMFYVSFDMILGAYLVGNIAALIVKGSKTERFRDKMAELTRYMNKNSLEKKMTRDIKRHMRLQFDRRYTEASVLKDIPASIQTKIFQNLYEPFIKEVPLFKGCSPGFIMQIATKVHEEFFLPNEVVIEQGSVVDQLYIVCHGELDEVGKGEGNVPEELHAHLGAFSSFGEVSFLCNSPQRYNVVVRELCRVLRIDKQSFIEILGIYFVDGRIVLNNLLEGKDSTIRKKLLESDITLYIGIHELEFALRVNCAAYVGDLYRVKRLIGAGADPKKTDYDGRSPLHVSASKGYEDITAFLIDQGVDVNMSDKFGNTPLIDAIKNGHDQVASLLAKAGATLTFDDTGGFLCNTVMKRDLDLLKRVLANDINPNAKNYDLRTPLHIAASEGLYTMAELLLSAGASVLAKDRWGNTPLDEARIGGNKNLIKLLEVAKTSQLSEFSISSQEFQVKDEIRERNV from the exons ATGGAGGTAGAGAGGAGAAGATCGAGAGAAGATGGGGATGAGGAATCTGAAGACGACGAAGTGTTTGAGGTTGGTAAGGACGATGAAGTGAGAGTGAGATGGAGTAAACAAGAATGGTGGAAAAGGAGATTTCCATTGTTGATGAGGATGGAGTCTGGAGTCAGTGGATCAGTCGCAGGAGACTCCACTGGTTTCACTTTCAGGAACAATGCTCGCACCGTTTCTTCCACTTTGGACCGCTTTGTTATTCATCCTGATAACTg GTGGTACGTGGCATGGACCCATTTCATTCTGATATGGGCAGTCTACTCTTCATTCTTCACTCCATTGGAGTTCGGCTTCTTCAGAGGACTGCCGGAAAATCTTTTCCTTCTCGACATTGCTGGCCAGATTGCTTTCCTCATCGACATTGTTGTTCGCTTCTTCGTTGCCTACAGAGACCTTCACTCGCATCGCATAGTCTATGATCGAAAACTCATTGCTTTTAG GTACTTGAGGTCTAGGTTTACTGTTGATTTATTGGGATGTCTACCTTGGGATGCTATCTACAAG GCTTCAGGAAGAGAAGAGGTAGTAAGGTACCTATTATGGATTAGGCTAAGTCGAGCTCTGAGAGTGACAGAGTTTTTCGAGAAGTTGGAAAAAGATATCAGGATTAATTACCTGTTTACAAGAATTACAAAACTTTTTGTTGTTGAGCTTTACTGTACACATGCAGCTGCTTGCTTCTTTTATTATCTTGCTACCACTTTGCCTCCAGTAAAGGAAGGATACACATGGATAGGAAGTTTAAAGATGGGTGACTACAGCTATACCCATTTTAGAGAAATTGATCTTTGGAAGCGTTACATAACATCGCTCTATTTCGCTGTTGTTACTATGGCAACTGTTG GTTATGGAGAGATTCACGCTGTCAACATTAGGGAAATGATATTCATCATGTTTTATGTCTCATTTGATATGATTCTTGGTGCTTATCTGGTTGGTAACATTGCAGCATTGATAGTAAAAGGATCAAAAACGGAAAGGTTTAGAGACAAGATGGCTGAACTGACAAGGTACATGAATAAAAACAGTCTTGAGAAGAAGATGACTAGGGACATCAAAAGACATATGAGATTACAGTTTGATCGCCGCTATACTGAGGCTTCTGTTCTCAAGGATATTCCTGCCTCTATTCAAACTAAG ATTTTTCAGAACTTATATGAGCCATTCATCAAAGAAGTTCCTCTTTTTAAAGGTTGCTCTCCAGGATTCATTATGCAAATT GCAACAAAAGTTCATGAGGAGTTTTTCCTCCCAAACGAAGTGGTCATAGAGCAGGGAAGTGTAGTAGATCAGCTTTACATTGTATGCCATGGTGAGCTG GATGAGGTTGGAAAGGGTGAAGGAAATGTACCTGAAGAGTTACATGCGCATCTTGGAGCCTTCAGCTCATTTGGCGAGGTCTCATTTCTTTGCAACTCCCCTCAGCGTTATAATGTTGTGGTTCGCGAACTCTGCAGGGTTTTGCGGATTGATAAGCAATCCTTTATAGAAATCCTAGGGATATACTTTGTAGACGGGCGAATTGTCTTGAACAACCTTCTTGAG GGTAAAGACTCCACCATCCGGAAGAAGCTTTTGGAATCAGATATTACACTCTATATTGGAATTCATGAACTAGAATTTGCTTTGAGGGTTAACTGTGCTGCCTATGTTGGTGATCTTTATCGAGTAAAACGTTTGATTGGAGCTGGAGCAGATCCAAAAAAGACAGATTATGATGGAAGATCACCTTTG CACGTTTCTGCATCCAAAGGATATGAAGATATTACTGCTTTCCTAATTGATCAAGGAGTGGATGTCAACATGTCAG ATAAGTTTGGAAACACTCCCTTGATCGATGCCATCAAGAATGGTCATGATCAAGTAGCCTCCTTACTCGCCAAGGCAGGGGCAACACTTACCTTCGATGATACTGGTGGTTTTCTCTGCAATACTGTAATGAAAAGAGATTTGGATCTTCTTAAAAGGGTTTTGGCTAATGACATCAATCCAAATGCCAAGAATTATGATCTTAGAACACCACTGCACATAGCTGCTTCAGAAGGGTTATATACAATGGCAGAATTACTTCTAAGTGCAGGAGCAAGTGTCCTAGCAAAAGACAG ATGGGGAAATACTCCGCTTGATGAAGCCCGTATAGGCGGAAACAAGAATTTGATCAAGCTGCTTGAAGTTGCAAAAACTTCCCAGTTGTCTGAGTTCTCTATTTCTTCCCAAGAATTTCAAG TAAAAGACGAGATTCGAGAAAGAAATGTATAA
- the LOC125422517 gene encoding uncharacterized protein LOC125422517 — protein MALQWMILTYVVAAEAAVAILLTLPYPKLLKNRFVSLVSLILQPALFIVPFAGFQLLDIYWKNEHRLMCTSEICTAAERDRYEKSIYKAQRNVILCATACLLYWCIHRVCKYHKEIERLEQVEKRYKDQ, from the exons ATGGCGTTGCAGTGGATGATACTGACGTACGTGGTGGCAGCAGAGGCTGCCGTAGCAATCCTCTTGACGCTTCCATACCCGAAGCTCCTCAAGAACCGCTTCGTTTCGTTGGTCTCTCTCATCCTCCAACCTGCGCTTTTCATCGTACCCTTTGCTGGGTTTCAGCTCCTAG ATATCTATTGGAAGAACGAACATCGGTTGATGTGCACGTCTGAGATCTGTACTGCAGCTGAGAGAGATCGCTATGAGAAATCT ATCTACAAAGCTCAAAGGAATGTAATTCTATGTGCTACAGCATGTCTACTTTATTG GTGTATTCACCGTGTTTGTAAATATCACAAGGAGATTGAACGTTTGGAACAAGTGGAGAAGAGGTACAAGGATCAGTAG